The following are encoded together in the Daucus carota subsp. sativus chromosome 5, DH1 v3.0, whole genome shotgun sequence genome:
- the LOC135146722 gene encoding transcription factor bHLH36-like isoform X2 translates to MYFFNQGDELVFQIQNFDNPNPEQQTIQQDPVMNRDSSCSRGRNKRHGKEVLSIGEDCKDDERSKKIMHREIERQRRQDMGKLHVSLRSLLPLEFIKGKRSISDHMEQAVNYINHLQGEIRELDVKKNNLIKSTPKKFFIDDPGKGTSDLCLLDDNNDISVTVTPCFCGVEIIITSGSMEENLSLSGVMQVLIQERQLNVTSCSSTRVNDQLVHIIRAEIFLAGIRAGFYRYM, encoded by the exons ATGTATTTTTTTAACCAAGGGGATGAGCTGGTCTTCCAGATCCAGAATTTTGACAACCCTAATCCGGAACAGCAGACAATCCAACAAGATCCTGTTATGAACCGAGACTCTTCTTGTTCTCGAGGACGCAATAAAAGGCATGGTAAGGAGGTTTTGAGTATCGGTGAGGACTGCAAAGATGATGAGAGAAGCAAGAAGATTATGCATAGAGAAATCGAGAGACAAAGGAGACAGGATATGGGTAAACTTCATGTATCACTTCGATCCCTACTTCCACTTGAATTCATTAAG GGAAAGCGTTCGATATCAGATCATATGGAGCAAGCTGTGAATTACATTAATCACTTGCAGGGAGAAATCAGAGAACTGGATGTCAAAAAGAATAACCTCATCAAGAGTACTCccaagaaattttttattgatgacCCGGGGAAGGGGACTTCAGATCTTTGTTTGCTTGACGATAACAATGATATCAGTGTCACCGTCACCCCATGCTTCTGTGGTGTCGAGATCATAATTACTAGTGGATCGATGGAGGAGAACTTATCCTTGTCAGGGGTGATGCAAGTACTGATCCAGGAACGGCAGCTTAATGTTACAAGCTGTTCCTCTACAAGGGTAAATGACCAGTTAGTGCATATTATCCGAGCTGAG ATTTTCCTTGCAGGGATACGAGCCGGCTTTTATAGATATATGTGA
- the LOC135146722 gene encoding transcription factor bHLH36-like isoform X1: protein MYFFNQGDELVFQIQNFDNPNPEQQTIQQDPVMNRDSSCSRGRNKRHGKEVLSIGEDCKDDERSKKIMHREIERQRRQDMGKLHVSLRSLLPLEFIKGKRSISDHMEQAVNYINHLQGEIRELDVKKNNLIKSTPKKFFIDDPGKGTSDLCLLDDNNDISVTVTPCFCGVEIIITSGSMEENLSLSGVMQVLIQERQLNVTSCSSTRVNDQLVHIIRAEGYEPAFIDICELQQRLCGVIRG from the exons ATGTATTTTTTTAACCAAGGGGATGAGCTGGTCTTCCAGATCCAGAATTTTGACAACCCTAATCCGGAACAGCAGACAATCCAACAAGATCCTGTTATGAACCGAGACTCTTCTTGTTCTCGAGGACGCAATAAAAGGCATGGTAAGGAGGTTTTGAGTATCGGTGAGGACTGCAAAGATGATGAGAGAAGCAAGAAGATTATGCATAGAGAAATCGAGAGACAAAGGAGACAGGATATGGGTAAACTTCATGTATCACTTCGATCCCTACTTCCACTTGAATTCATTAAG GGAAAGCGTTCGATATCAGATCATATGGAGCAAGCTGTGAATTACATTAATCACTTGCAGGGAGAAATCAGAGAACTGGATGTCAAAAAGAATAACCTCATCAAGAGTACTCccaagaaattttttattgatgacCCGGGGAAGGGGACTTCAGATCTTTGTTTGCTTGACGATAACAATGATATCAGTGTCACCGTCACCCCATGCTTCTGTGGTGTCGAGATCATAATTACTAGTGGATCGATGGAGGAGAACTTATCCTTGTCAGGGGTGATGCAAGTACTGATCCAGGAACGGCAGCTTAATGTTACAAGCTGTTCCTCTACAAGGGTAAATGACCAGTTAGTGCATATTATCCGAGCTGAG GGATACGAGCCGGCTTTTATAGATATATGTGAGCTGCAACAAAGATTATGTGGTGTGATCCGTGGATAA
- the LOC108222696 gene encoding uncharacterized protein LOC108222696 translates to MGDTKGGDNTKKQHLTTTTTSSSPPTHPQQASAAAAQDSSTDSIPHHHHLVGVSGSPFLSPPPPLYTNIPAHGSATVPSSFDQNQIVVNTNPKRPRYTSAGQWKLLPSPSPSQKQTNLPYQQVNIPLVISNESTPSPSNQPPSTIPPPPPPPAAAAASSSDTAASSPSHPSLSGSQECANLSEAGGDEQLLQQQEQRLQMRKGKIVSPPWKPNESLWLARAWRIQYEGGSTSAPPQEGQGGSGQPATGRSATKTRAEKDKQVSEYLKSHGVNRDAKQAGTKWDNMLGDYRRVYKWERFGGRDQTGRSFFRLSSVERKTYNLPTSFDEQVYDELCQFMGSRMRTLISNSRPGAFDDPCPSHLLLRSLPPPPIFRDDNDIPLTARAKQLGLTSGGEAFGQGGRGSLLGYDTGCSSDVMLTPSRELKRIGKVRMIWEESVNLWGEEGEHHRGRVKVQGLSFLNADELTYLDDSMVACTLETFEDATPLKGFSVDRFLSGQQIKVFGRRNSSTSAPPNPASFSGFHDRMQLPSTEPSIRSITAWEFQDPTEYYLGCLKIPPSTLPSLVELSWYLQEPPAEELRFPLRKDVYRDLPQGKELFFTTSSELLDCRAIMYEILSPIIRSNPSLTASTRDSFIGLWDDCINRLISKFCSSEMVFIRKPSSHSAEDPFQDQWPNLTAFMRNFCLWRGEETDQVREGQVDPSNSIVEKLSWTYTDLPYVLGYYAVGYIVTFCAFSPSQDGNIIRTDIHTLDLSTPAERLKALIPCWRIAGLLSLLAERCLFHINKGGKNPKLSPYSDFERIELGSGNVVEMTPNTVTKYFSNKRKWCAVKEIYDFLDQRIPHSEIIFRDSEKDLALTFKPRGCKFKPKNLDQLVDALKCVTEALVALHDLSFMHRDLDWDKVVMRRSSENIEWFLTGFEEAVGAPQIYPHAAASGKHAPEMGRGMHGVKVDVWGVGMLVKSSGVASIPKLLRELQNRCLDPNPEQRPTAADCYHHLLQLHSSMPPSTTFD, encoded by the exons ATGGGTGACACCAAAGGAGGAGACAACACAAAGAAACAACAtttgaccaccaccaccacatcATCTTCTCCTCCCACTCATCCCCAACAAGCATCAGCAGCAGCAGCGCAAGATTCAAGCACTGATTccattcctcatcatcatcatctagtTGGAGTCAGTGGTTCACCCTTCCTCTCACCTCCTCCACCTCTTTACACTAATATTCCAGCTCATGGATCTGCCACAGTGCCTAGCTCATTTGATCAGAACCAGATAGTGGTGAATACTAATCCCAAGAGACCAAGATATACTTCAGCTGGACAGTGGAAGCTCTTGCCTTCTCCATCCCCATCACAGAAACAAACAAACCTTCCTTATCAGCAGGTGAATATTCCACTGGTGATTAGCAATGAGTCTACTCCCTCTCCTTCAAATCAACCTCCCTCCACAATACCACCACCGCCGCCGCCACCAGCGGCGGCGGCGGCTTCTTCTTCCGACACCGCGGCCTCATCGCCATCTCACCCGTCTCTTTCCGGCTCCCAAGAGTGTGCTAATTTATCAgaagctggtggagatgaacaGCTACTTCAGCAGCAGGAGCAGCGGTTGCAGATGAGAAAAGGGAAAATTGTGAGCCCTCCATGGAAGCCTAATGAGTCCCTGTGGCTCGCCAGGGCCTGGAGGATTCAGTACGAAGGGGGGTCCACAAGTGCACCGCCACAAGAGGGGCAGGGTGGGTCAGGTCAACCGGCAACTGGGAGGTCAGCGACGAAGACACGGGCTGAGAAAGATAAACAAGTCTCGGAATATCTAAAGAGCCATGGGGTGAATAGAGATGCCAAGCAAGCAGGTACGAAATGGGACAACATGTTGGGCGACTACAGAAGGGTTTACAAGTGGGAGAGATTCGGAGGGAGGGATCAAACAGGCAGGAGTTTCTTCAGGCTTTCCTCTGTTGAAAGAAAAACTTATAATTTGCCCACTTCTTTCGACGAACAAGTTTACGATGAATTGTGCCAGTTCATGGGTTCCCGAATGAGAACTCTTATTTCGAATTCAAGACCTGGTGCATTTGATGATCCCTGCCCTTCTCACTTGCTCCTTAGGTCCTTGCCTCCCCCTCCCATTTTTCGCGATGACAATGACATCCCTCTCACCG cAAGGGCTAAACAACTAGGGTTGACTAGTGGTGGTGAAGCATTCGGGCAAGGAGGAAGAGGGAGTTTACTAGGATATGATACTGGTTGCTCCTCAGATGTGATGTTAACGCCGTCTCGAGAGCTAAAGAGGATAGGTAAAGTGAGAATGATATGGGAAGAGTCTGTAAATTTGTGGGGTGAAGAAGGGGAGCATCACAGAGGGAGAGTGAAGGTGCAAGGACTGAGCTTCTTGAATGCAGATGAGTTAACATATTTAGATGATTCGATGGTGGCATGCACATTAGAAACGTTTGAAGATGCCACTCCTCTCAAAGGCTTCTCTGTGGATAGGTTTCTTTCTGGTCAACAGATTAAAGTCTTTGGCAGAAGAAACTCTTCCACCTCTGCTCCACCCAATCCTGCTTCTTTTTCTG GTTTCCATGACAGGATGCAGCTTCCATCTACAGAACCTTCTATCAGAT CTATTACTGCATGGGAATTTCAAGATCCAACTGAGTATTATTTAGGGTGTCTGAAAATTCCTCCATCAACACTACCAAGTCTGGTTGAGCTATCATGGTACTTACAAGAGCCACCGGCAGAAGAGCTGCGGTTTCCATTGCGAAAAGATGTATACAGAGACTTGCCTCAAGGAAAAGAACTCTTCTTCACCACCTCCAGTGAACTCCTGGATTGTAGAGCAATTATGTATGAAATTCTGAGtccaattattcggtcaaaccCTAGTCTCACTGCTTCCACTAGAGACTCTTTTATCGGCCTCTGGGATGATTGCATCAATCGCCTGATCTCCAAATTCTGTTCTTCAGAAATGGTATTTATTCGAAAACCATCTTCACATTCAGCCGAGGATCCATTTCAAGACCAGTGGCCTAATCTTACCGCTTTCATGCGAAATTTCTGTCTGTGGAGAGGGGAGGAGACTGATCAAGTAAGGGAAGGTCAAGTTGATCCATCTAATTCAATTGTGGAAAAGCTTTCTTGGACTTACACGGACCTTCCTTACGTATTAGGCTACTACGCAGTTGGCTACATTGTTACATTTTGCGCATTCAGTCCATCACAAGACGGCAATATTATCCGAACAGATATTCACACTCTCGACTTGTCGACGCCCGCCGAAAGACTAAAAGCCCTAATTCCATGTTGGAGAATTGCTGGGTTACTGTCTTTGTTAGCCGAGAGATGCTTGTTTCACATTAACAAAGGTGGGAAAAATCCTAAGCTTTCGCCTTACAGTGACTTCGAAAGAATCGAATTGGGCAGCGGAAATGTCGTCGAAATGACACCGAATACGGTCACTAAATATTTCTCGAACAAAAGAAAATGGTGCGCGGTGAAAGAAATCTACGATTTTCTGGACCAACGAATCCCCCACTCCGAAATTATATTCCGAGATTCTGAAAAAGACTTGGCTCTCACATTCAAGCCGCGAGGCTGCAAATTCAAGCCAAAGAATCTAGATCAACTCGTCgacgcattaaaatgcgtgacAGAAGCATTAGTTGCACTCCACGACTTATCTTTCATGCACCGAGACCTGGATTGGGACAAAGTGGTCATGCGAAGAAGCAGCGAAAATATAGAGTGGTTCCTGACGGGGTTCGAGGAGGCGGTGGGAGCGCCGCAGATCTACCCACATGCAGCGGCGAGTGGGAAGCACGCTCCGGAGATGGGAAGGGGCATGCATGGGGTGAAAGTTGATGTATGGGGAGTGGGGATGCTGGTGAAGAGCAGTGGAGTCGCGAGTATTCCAAAGCTACTGAGAGAGTTGCAGAACAGGTGTTTGGACCCGAACCCCGAGCAGCGTCCAACGGCGGCGGACTGCTACCACCACCTGCTGCAGCTACACTCTTCAATGCCACCGAGTACAACGTTTGATTGA
- the LOC108220175 gene encoding carboxylesterase 1-like, with the protein MSDTPRPKLPANKSPIVSNPDGSFTRLLEIPSIPATPDDDGHTPVLSKDIPMNSEKGTWFRIFIPRQVLNSTQKLPLLVYYHGGGFVFMSAASATSHNFCAKLASQLHVVVASIEYRLAPEHRLPAAYDDAVEALHCIKMSQDIWLHQYADLSNCFLGGSSAGGNIAYHAGLRAADIVDDLEPLKIKGLILQQPFFSGLERTESEIRLGSGSILTLAGSDHMWNMSLPVGVDRDHEYCNPLIGGGSVNIERLRVLGWRVLTCGGSGDHLIDKQMELHRMLEEKGVQTALYLGDGYHGMELMEPSKADGLIEAVKQFVSSTVS; encoded by the coding sequence ATGTCAGACACTCCAAGACCAAAGCTTCCGGCTAACAAGAGCCCAATAGTAAGTAATCCCGATGGCAGTTTTACGCGACTACTTGAAATACCATCCATTCCCGCGACACCTGACGACGATGGACACACTCCTGTTCTTAGTAAAGACATTCCTATGAATTCCGAGAAGGGGACTTGGTTCCGAATATTCATTCCACGACAAGTACTTAATAGTACTCAGAAACTCCCCCTGTTGGTATATTATCATGGTGGTGGTTTCGTGTTCATGAGCGCTGCCTCGGCCACAAGTCATAATTTTTGTGCTAAACTAGCTTCTCAGCTCCATGTAGTGGTGGCTTCAATCGAGTATCGTCTTGCCCCTGAACACCGCCTGCCTGCTGCGTATGACGATGCAGTAGAAGCTTTGCATTGCATCAAGATGAGCCAAGATATTTGGCTCCATCAATATGCTGACTTATCTAATTGTTTCCTTGGCGGCTCTAGTGCAGGGGGCAATATAGCCTATCATGCAGGACTACGTGCAGCTGATATagttgatgatcttgaaccgcTGAAGATAAAAGGGCTAATTCTGCAGCAACCTTTTTTTAGCGGTTTAGAAAGGACAGAGTCAGAAATAAGACTAGGAAGCGGTTCAATTTTGACCCTTGCAGGCAGCGATCATATGTGGAATATGTCGCTGCCAGTTGGTGTGGATCGTGATCATGAGTACTGTAATCCGTTGATTGGAGGTGGATCGGTTAACATAGAGCGCCTACGGGTCCTGGGATGGAGGGTACTTACATGTGGTGGTTCTGGGGATCATTTAATTGATAAGCAGATGGAGCTGCACAGGATGTTGGAGGAGAAGGGTGTACAGACCGCGCTATATCTTGGAGACGGCTATCATGGTATGGAGCTTATGGAACCTTCGAAAGCTGATGGACTTATTGAAGCTGTAAAGCAGTTTGTTTCctcaacagtgtcctag
- the LOC108220174 gene encoding receptor-like serine/threonine-protein kinase At4g25390 — MPSRYVSSRRLLQYSATAHHHHKPHLLAPLLAVAAATLIILIAFIFHYFRKLAHKTTLINTTSTGPHRFSYSTLRRATSSFSTRNLLGQGGSGSVYSGKINKQNVAVKVMDAGSLQGEREFQNELFLAAKFESYYILSLVGFCLDRQRRRMLLVYERMTNGSLQKCLLQCKSVELDCWKIRFLIAVDVAKGLEYLHHGCDPPVIHGDIKPSNILLDDDFNAKIGDFGLASLKMKDFAVIQMEEKDSVINGSTCNELDFGLDQSPESCVTLTITEELTEGGSPFEENSGRVDGESGMETVNGEMKKDLWRKQDDDVVEQGVVKDYVMEWIGNAIRKEEPKNDWNGGSSKPGVMGKSERKKKSKRRLDWWVSLDEEKNIKKDKRRPAREWWKEEYCEELSRMKKKKEKQGKNMSAVDHEDNMWPTDVDDVYVKRKVKRSKSKGSVDWFSDGVSSELGRGRRSSHDSVSGDIPRSCGISSTPSMRGTVCYIAPEYCSGSTPSEMSDVYSFGMVLLVLISGRRPLQVTGSPMKEFQRANLLYWTRHLARAGKLLDLVDQSMKSLDTEQALLCITIALLCLQKSPLLRPSMKEVAAMLTGEMEPPVLPVELLPSPNSPLASKSRKKPQ; from the coding sequence ATGCCATCTCGTTATGTTTCATCACGTAGACTCCTCCAATACTCCGCCACCGCACACCACCACCACAAACCTCACCTCCTTGCTCCTCTCCTCGCCGTCGCCGCTGCCACCTTGATCATCCTCATAGCCTTTATTTTTCACTATTTTCGCAAACTCGCTCACAAAACCACCTTAATAAACACCACCTCCACGGGACCTCACCGCTTCTCGTACTCAACTCTTCGTCGTGCCACCTCTTCTTTCTCCACTAGAAACCTCCTCGGACAAGGCGGCTCTGGCTCTGTTTATTCGGgaaaaataaacaaacaaaatgtTGCTGTTAAGGTCATGGACGCTGGTTCTCTACAAGGCGAGCGTGAATTTCAGAATGAGCTTTTCTTGGCTGCTAAATTTGAGTCTTATTACATTTTGTCACTTGTTGGTTTCTGTTTGGACAGACAAAGGCGTCGCATGTTGCTTGTTTATGAACGCATGACTAATGGGAGCTTACAGAAGTGTTTACTGCAGTGTAAGTCTGTTGAACTTGATTGTTGGAAAATTCGGTTTTTAATTGCGGTTGATGTTGCTAAGGGATTAGAATATTTGCATCATGGTTGTGATCCTCCTGTTATTCATGGCGATATTAAGCCTAGTAATATTCTTTTGGATGATGATTTTAATGCGAAGATTGGTGATTTTGGTCTCGCCTCGTTGAAGATGAAAGATTTTGCTGTAATTcagatggaagaaaaggataGTGTGATTAATGGGAGTACTtgtaatgaattggattttggTTTGGATCAGTCTCCGGAGAGTTGTGTTACACTTACAATTACGGAGGAATTGACAGAGGGAGGATCGCCGTTTGAAGAGAATTCTGGAAGGGTTGATGGGGAGAGTGGAATGGAAACGGTGAATGGGGAAATGAAGAAGGATTTGTGGAGGAAGCAAGATGATGATGTGGTAGAACAGGGAGTGGTGAAAGATTATGTGATGGAATGGATTGGAAATGCAATTAGGAAAGAAGAGCCAAAGAATGATTGGAATGGAGGCTCATCAAAGCCAGGGGTGATGGGGAAATcagagaggaagaagaagagtaAGAGGAGGTTGGATTGGTGGGTGTCATTAGATGAGGAAAAGAACATAAAGAAAGATAAGAGAAGGCCTGCTAGGGAGTGGTGGAAGGAGGAGTATTGTGAGGAACTTAGTAGAATGAAAAAGAAGAAGGAGAAGCAGGGGAAAAACATGTCTGCAGTTGATCACGAGGATAATATGTGGCCAACGGACGTTGATGATGTGTATGTGAAAAGGAAGGTGAAAAGGAGTAAGAGCAAGGGTAGTGTAGATTGGTTTTCTGATGGAGTAAGTAGTGAACTCGGGAGAGGTAGGCGTAGTAGTCATGATTCTGTGAGTGGAGATATTCCTAGAAGTTGTGGTATTAGTAGCACTCCAAGTATGAGGGGAACTGTTTGTTACATTGCTCCCGAGTATTGCAGTGGTTCCACTCCCTCGGAAATGTCTGATGTTTACAGCTTTGGAATGGTGCTGTTGGTTCTGATTTCAGGGCGTAGGCCACTTCAAGTTACAGGATCCCCAATGAAGGAATTTCAGCGTGCTAATCTACTATATTGGACAAGGCATCTTGCCCGTGCAGGAAAACTTCTTGATCTGGTTGATCAGTCGATGAAATCTCTAGACACTGAGCAGGCTTTACTATGCATCACAATAGCACTTCTGTGTCTGCAAAAATCACCTCTACTCCGGCCTTCTATGAAAGAGGTGGCAGCAATGCTAACTGGAGAAATGGAACCCCCAGTATTGCCAGTTGAGCTTTTGCCTTCACCAAACTCCCCCTTGGCATCAAAGTCTCGCAAGAAGCCACAATGA